DNA from Quercus lobata isolate SW786 chromosome 1, ValleyOak3.0 Primary Assembly, whole genome shotgun sequence:
AATGCCAGAAAAGAGACTTAAGGGACTTGGCAATAACAAAGTAGTAATCAACTAATCATGACCCATGGACATGACACAATTAGATAGAGGCTAGAGCCATATGTGTCATGGAAAGTGTTAAGAATTACAGTTACAAGTGAAGCCCGACCACTTAGATAACTCAGCCATTAATAAAGACACAAGCCAAACAGTAAACAAGGATGATATATCCAAGTGGCACCCCACCACGACTAATGAAGTATTACTATGTCTAGCACCCATTATGGTGGAGTAAGTTCTTTACAACCGCTTTATTAACTAATGAATCACCTAGCTAATTCTAAAGGATGCAAATGGTGAGCAAACTTTCAGTGCAAAGAAATAGGAATAACAGTAtataaatatttacattttaaaaaccCACTTCCCAAGTCAGAAATACATTCACCAAGTTCAGAAAGATAGCCACATGGACTTCTTCAGAGGTTTGGTCACCAGTTTTACATATATCTACATAGCTACACTATCAAAAAGCAAGAACCTCTATAACTTGAACAGAGTATTACTAGCCTACTAACTGAAATGAGAGACATAGACAAGCCACAGATAAATTATTCCATAGACATCACTACAGAGGGAAGTGGACATTTAGATACCAGTATCAGCATAGACAACCGAATACAATGCTCTCTCCATTTCTCTCCAGGTCATTTGCACACAGTCTTCAGTCTCTTTGCAGCCTGAACAAACCCCACAATGACCTGCAACTCGTCCATTTGCTTCaccaacaaaaaaatgtgttttttcaGAACAGAATAAAGCTTCTAATATACAAAAGCTGTTGAACTTAACAACTTAATTGcaacaaacaaaatacaaaaataaaattttcgcaaaataaaaatcataatttgaaaaactttagcttgttttatttggaatttCAGGGAACATCCTTAACAATCAAGTAGCAATTGTCGCCAATATCTCCACAACGCAGCAATCTCCAGTTTGCTTAAGTCAACCTTCTGCAAAGAAGATGTTTCAGCAGCGAACTTAACAATTAACAGTAAATAAGTTCAACAATAgactacaaaatttttttttacaccttttttttttatgaaaaaaaaaaaaaataccgtgGACCCACGAGGAGTGGAAACAGATCCTTTAGACTGTGAGTCACTAGAGAGGGATTTGCTCATAGTCCTATGAGATGACTCGGATGATTTGTGCATTCTATGCCTCGATCTGTGGGACTTTTGAGTGTCATCTGGTGCTGAGAAACCAGAAACAACACAACCACGATTAAAAAGTGTTGTGGGTCCAATACAAGGATAAACACATAAGACAACAGGGCTtttgaaaaatagtaaaagtaaaagttgaAGGCACAATCGATCCTATGCAACAACCTCAATCACTTGTCTAAAATTCCAAATCCACAATTACAAAGGCAAAAGAAAACAACTACATAGAAAGGGTCCACCCAAAGGCCATAGCCATTACACAGCCATGATTCCACTAGTATCACCCAAGCATCCTCCAATAAAACCACACCGCCCTGAAACTTTTCACCAGCAACCAAGACCAATAATTTGTCTCCACCAACCATGAGCATCTTTCAACTCTGACAACAAACCTGTGTGAAAATCCATGCCCACAAACACCACATAACTAAAGCCCCATGGCCTCAATGCCCAAACCACCGCTAACCGCCTTAGGAAAAAACTATATTCCAATACACCCATCACCAATCCAACCACTATCATAGGTTGGTGCCCAAACAACAAAggtataaccaaaaaaatattatagataaattaatcAACTAAGGGACTGATTTTGTTGTGTAAGTTAATTCTGttcttttggattttctaaGATACCAAACAGAGCATAATAGCAAagatattaaaaacaaaaaaaaataataataataataataaaaaaaattaaacaaaggaAATAATTTTGGTGTAATTACTGTTCTTTTGCAATTTCTAAGGAACCAAACAGAGCAAAACggcaaatatataaataccaaaataaaaacaaaactttgattaaaaaaaaaaatgattgaccTAGATGATTAGCGCAGATCTTGAGAGTCTTAGATTGGCGCATTACGAGCCTGACTTTTCCAGATTTCTTGTGCTTTAGAAGCTTCACGGTCCCTACACCCCTCTCTTTCCATTGCTTCCCTTCTTTATCGAAATGGTACAGTTTTGCTTTTCTGaaaccaaaacaccaaaaccaaaaaagaaaggtaaaaaagCCAAAATCGGAGATGAATTAGAAaccctagaagaagaagaagaagaaggatatCTCTCTGTCTATGAATGATGGTGGAGACAAAGATACACATAAGTCAGATTTCTCTTGGGTTaataagcaaaaaaatcaaaaccaaaaaaaattgaaaaaatttagagagagagagagaggacctgAGGGAAGGAAGGCGAACGGTCGCCGATTCGAAGGAAGGCGAAGGGTCGCCAGTTCAAAGGAATGCGAAGGGTTGCCGGGAAGTCGAATGGTCGCCGGTTCGAAGGAATGCGAAGGGTCGCCGTTGAGCTTAATCGGCGACGGTTGGCTCTTAACGGAGCTTCATCGGCAACGGCTAAGCTTAATCGTGACGGTGGGACTCAATGGCGACGGTGGGAGCTTAATCGCGACAATGGGAGCTCAACGGCGAcggtgaggttttttttttttttttttttgaccgaaATATGGCACAACAAGTGCTTTGAAGAGAGTTTCAACAAGTGCTCTGTTAACTTTTGGTGCATGTGCTGGGTATTGAAATTGGGCTTTGAAGTCTTTAGTGATGAATTCcagtttcgtcactaaagactGGGATTTATTAAGATTTGTAgagacgaaattcatatttcgtcactaaattatatttttagtgacgaattatgatttcgtcactaaaaacatataagtgcacaactattattatttttagtgacgaatatttttcgtcactaattcTTCCTTATAGTGACGAAAagattttcgtcactaatactatCCATAGTAATACCTActgtgacgaaatatttcgtcactaaaaatttcaacttttagtgacgaaatattttgtcactatagattaattaaattagcGCCAAAATTTCCCTCTACTAGCGCCCATTTTTCAGATCACAATAGTgacgaaatttatttttcgtcactaaatgttataatttttttcattattagtgacgaaattcatatttcgtcactaaagctgtatttttagtgacgaaaaatatttcctcactaattttcatcactaaaaatacattttgttgtagtccTCAGGTTTTGAAAATCAGTGAGATACATCTAGGGTTTTCCAATATGCTAGGGCTTTAGgagaagaaagaataaatagagcaaaataaaatatcatgaTCATGTAAATTTAACCCATCATtcatatgttttaaaaaataggcTTTTGTTAATTAGGGTTTCCTATTTTGCTAGGgtttcaagaaaatataaaataaaatatcgaTCGTTACTATGTAAATGTAGCCctctatttattttacactttgTATCCTAAGAACAATTACTTTGTATGTAGATCCATTGTCGGAGGAAAGGAGCAGCAGTGTATATGTTCCCAGAGATGAATGCTTCGCAGAAGTAAAACAACTAACATTCTCAGCAAAGACGGTGTACTCAGTGCTCCATGCAGTGGTGCCATCTTTAGAGACTGCTATCATTGATGCCGACCTTGGATTCCCCTACTTCACGGCCATTGATTCACTTTTCAATGAAGGGATTAATTTGCCACCacttaaaaaccaaaaaaaaggattttttagTAGCCTCTTGCCTAGGCTTATCAAGGCTATCAATGATAGTGATGATTTTTTGCGGTTTGAGACACCAGAAACAATGGAGAGTGAGAAAACATACACATAAAACTTATCTTTGAATAGTCTTTCCTCTCTATTACACTTTCTCTAAATGGTGGTTTTTACACATGCAGGAGACAAATTGTTTTGGGTTAGGGATGAGGAGTTCGCTAGGCAGACTCTTGCTGGTCTCAACCCATATAGCATAAAGTTGGTCACGGTATGATTTGTGGACATATACCATGATAGCATGGAGCATAATTAAGCATCAAAGAAATTGGATGGAATATAAGTGATAATTGGAAAATATAATCATAGGCAACATATGTGGTTTAGCTTTAATTAGAGGTTAACAAACACATTGAGTAGCCAAAAGCCTTCTGTCTTAATATTTTGTTGGTTTCGA
Protein-coding regions in this window:
- the LOC115976272 gene encoding uncharacterized protein LOC115976272 isoform X2; the protein is MRQSKTLKICANHLAPDDTQKSHRSRHRMHKSSESSHRTMSKSLSSDSQSKGSVSTPRGSTVDLSKLEIAALWRYWRQLLLDSNGRVAGHCGVCSGCKETEDCVQMTWREMERALYSVVYADTGI
- the LOC115976272 gene encoding uncharacterized protein LOC115976272 isoform X3; amino-acid sequence: MRQSKTLKICANHLDDTQKSHRSRHRMHKSSESSHRTMSKSLSSDSQSKGSVSTPRGSTKVDLSKLEIAALWRYWRQLLLDSNGRVAGHCGVCSGCKETEDCVQMTWREMERALYSVVYADTGI
- the LOC115976272 gene encoding uncharacterized protein LOC115976272 isoform X1 — its product is MRQSKTLKICANHLAPDDTQKSHRSRHRMHKSSESSHRTMSKSLSSDSQSKGSVSTPRGSTKVDLSKLEIAALWRYWRQLLLDSNGRVAGHCGVCSGCKETEDCVQMTWREMERALYSVVYADTGI